TCTTCCAGCCGGGCGAGGGCATGACCGAGGCCTACGGGCAGGACAACACGGCGTTCTCGCTGTTCGGCACGGTCGACTACCACATGACTGACCGCCTCACAGCGACGGTCGGCCTGAACTATACGCAGGACAACAAGGACGCCTATGGCCGCGTCGTGTCGACTGATACGTTCTCGGCGATCGATCTGGATCCGCTCTCGCCATTCATCTCGCAGGTCGCCACCGGGGCGCTTCTGCTGCAGGCCGGTGTGGACCCGACCAGCCCGGCCCAGATCGGCGCGTTCGCCGCGGCCTATCCGGATGTGTTCGCGACAATCCAGGCAACGGCGGCGGGTTCAACGTCCCAGCTGCAGCTGCTGCAGTTCTTCCCGCAATTCGTGGACTTCCCGAATGCCGTGGAAGGCGGGTCGACCAATGACGACGACACGACCTACACGCTGCGCCTCGCTTACGATGCCACGGACAACATGAACGTGTACGCATCATATGCAACGGGCTTCAAGGCATCGTCCTGGAACCTGTCGCGAGACAGCCGTCCGACACCGACCGGCTATTCGAACCTTGTTGCCGCTGGCCTTAACCCGCCGAACCTGACGACGGGGACGCGGTTTGCCGGGCCGGAAGAATCCGAAGTGTTCGAAGTCGGCCTGAAAGGGGCGTGGGACACGATTGCGGTGAACGTCGCGGTGTTCGATCAGAAGATCAAAGGCTTCCAGTCCAATATCTTCACGGGCACGGGCTTTGCGCTGGCAAACGCCGGTGAGCAATCGACTCAGGGGCTCGAACTCGATGCGACCTGGAACGCGACCGAAAATCTGACGCTCGGCTTTGCGGGTACGTTCCTCGATCCTGTCTATGACAGCTTCAAGAACTCGTCGGCCGGGGACATCTCCGGTGCGAAACCAGCGGGGATTTCTCAAGTCTCCACGTCGGCGTCGGCGCTCTACACCTTCAACGTCAAAGGCCTCGATGCCTTCGTGCGGGGTGACTGGCAGTATGAAGGCCCGTCGACTTACCGCGATGATCCGGCCGAACAGGCCATCATTGCAGAAAAGCGGGAATACAATTTGTTCAACGCGTCGCTCGGCTTTACCTCCGAAAGCGGGCTCAACGTGACGTTCTGGGGACGGAACATCTTTGACGAGCAATACATCATGGCGGCCTTTCCGTCCGTGGCACAGCTCGGGTCCTTCTCCGGCTATCCGAGCCAGCCGGCGACCTATGGCGTGACGGTTCGCAAGTCGTTCTAAGCCCTGATGCACATTACTTGAGGAAAGCCCCGCCGTTTGGCGGGGCTTTTTTTTCGCGGGGAAGGCCGAGCGCGCGCTGGCCAATGCCGGTGCAGACGTCTAGCCTGCGCGGGTAAGAGTTCCGCAGATAAGGCCTGATCCCACCCCGTGACGCGCGCAACCAGGACGCCGCCTATTATAGAAGCCCCGCCGGCGGTGACCGGTCTTGCCGGCCTGATCGTGCTGGCGCACGCCGTGCGCGTGTTTTCGCCCATCAGCTGGCAGGGCTACATGCTGTCGATGGCGAGCCTCCAGCCGGACCGGTTCTGGGCATCCGTGGGGCAGGGGGCGCCCGGCGCAGTGCCTTACGGCTCCCCTGTCGAGGCGCTGGTCCCCTTTATTTCAGATGCGTTGCTTCATGATGGCTGGGCGGGGGCGATCCTGAACGCCGCGCTGATCGTGATTTTCGGGCGGCTGGTGCATGCGTCTCTCTCTATAGGGCGCAAAAGCGGGGCGATTCCCTTCCTCGTCGTGTTTGCGGTGTCTGTGGCGGGCGGGTCGCTCTGTCATCTGGTGACGCAATATCCGGCCGGAACGGCGTTGATTGGCGCGTCAGGCGGCGCCAGCGGCCTGTTCGCGGCATGGGTGCTGATACAGGAAGGGCGCGGCGGGCGGATTCTTTCGAAGCGATTCCTGACCGTCTTCCTGTTCTTCGCGGGCGTGAACCTGGCGCTGTGGCTGATGGGGCCCTCCCTTATAGGGGCGAGAATCAGCTGGCAGGCGCACCTGGGCGGCTTCCTGGCAGGGGCGGCAGCGTTCCAGATTTACCGCGCCCGGCGGCCCCGTTCGCAATTCTGATCGCCCAGAAGACTCCTTTATGGTAGGTTTCCGTAACGGCGAGGCCGGTCAACGGCCCGTCAATAAAGGAGGACGCGCATGACAATAGACCAGATCCTAAATGACAAGGGGCGCGAAATAATCTCGATCAAGGCCGATTCGAGCCTGGCCGACGCGGCCCGGACTCTGGACGAGAAAAGAATCGGTGCGGTGGTGGCACTGGGTGACGATGGAGAGATCGTCGGTGTTCTTTCCGAGCGTGATATTGTCCGCCATGTCGCCCGAAACGGAGAGGCGGCACTCAAAATCATCGTCGGAGATGCGATGACGCGTGACGTCATCACCATCGAGTCGACCACAAATGTGGAAGAAGCGATGCAATTGATGACCGATCGGCGGGTCAGACACCTGCCGGTTATGCGGAATGACCGCCTGATTGGCGTCGTTTCCATCGGCGATCTGGTGAAATGGAAGATCGCCGAGACAGAAGCGGAAGCCGAAGCGATGAAATCGTATCTTTCGGCACAATACTGATTTTTCAAGGCACTAGCCTTTTTGAACTCCAAATCCGGCAAGAATGCATGGCCGGTCTGC
This is a stretch of genomic DNA from Hyphomonas adhaerens MHS-3. It encodes these proteins:
- a CDS encoding rhomboid family intramembrane serine protease, which gives rise to MTGLAGLIVLAHAVRVFSPISWQGYMLSMASLQPDRFWASVGQGAPGAVPYGSPVEALVPFISDALLHDGWAGAILNAALIVIFGRLVHASLSIGRKSGAIPFLVVFAVSVAGGSLCHLVTQYPAGTALIGASGGASGLFAAWVLIQEGRGGRILSKRFLTVFLFFAGVNLALWLMGPSLIGARISWQAHLGGFLAGAAAFQIYRARRPRSQF
- a CDS encoding CBS domain-containing protein, translated to MTIDQILNDKGREIISIKADSSLADAARTLDEKRIGAVVALGDDGEIVGVLSERDIVRHVARNGEAALKIIVGDAMTRDVITIESTTNVEEAMQLMTDRRVRHLPVMRNDRLIGVVSIGDLVKWKIAETEAEAEAMKSYLSAQY